A window of Selenomonas ruminantium subsp. lactilytica TAM6421 contains these coding sequences:
- the pdxS gene encoding pyridoxal 5'-phosphate synthase lyase subunit PdxS — protein MTDTQVNNRYELNKELAQMLKGGVIMDVTTPEQAKVAEAAGACAVMALERIPADIRAAGGVARMSDPAMIRGIQQAVSIPVMAKCRIGHFVEAQLLQAIEIDYIDESEVLSPADDVYHINKRDFAVPFVCGARDLGEALRRINEGAAMIRTKGEPGTGDVVQAVRHMRAINKEMAQLTALREDELFEAAKAYQVPYELVQYVHKHGRLPVVNFAAGGVATPADAALMMQLGADGVFVGSGIFKSGNPAKRAEAIVQAVTNYQDAALIAKLSENLGEAMVGINADEIQLLMAERGK, from the coding sequence ATGACTGATACCCAGGTGAATAACCGTTATGAATTGAACAAGGAACTGGCCCAGATGCTGAAGGGCGGGGTGATCATGGATGTGACTACCCCGGAGCAGGCGAAGGTGGCTGAGGCAGCCGGAGCCTGTGCGGTGATGGCGCTGGAGCGGATTCCGGCAGATATCCGGGCGGCTGGCGGCGTGGCCCGCATGAGCGATCCGGCCATGATCCGGGGCATCCAGCAGGCGGTATCCATCCCGGTTATGGCCAAATGCCGTATCGGTCATTTTGTGGAAGCTCAGCTCCTGCAAGCTATTGAGATTGACTATATCGATGAAAGCGAAGTCCTGTCTCCGGCAGATGATGTCTACCATATCAACAAGCGGGATTTTGCGGTGCCCTTTGTCTGCGGTGCCCGGGATCTGGGGGAGGCCCTGCGGCGCATCAATGAAGGGGCAGCCATGATCCGCACCAAGGGTGAGCCGGGTACCGGCGATGTGGTTCAGGCCGTGCGCCATATGCGGGCCATCAACAAAGAGATGGCGCAGCTGACAGCCTTGCGGGAGGATGAACTCTTTGAGGCGGCAAAGGCCTATCAGGTGCCCTATGAGCTCGTGCAGTATGTCCATAAGCATGGCAGATTGCCCGTGGTCAACTTCGCCGCCGGCGGCGTGGCAACACCTGCCGATGCAGCCCTGATGATGCAGCTGGGGGCAGATGGCGTCTTCGTGGGGTCCGGTATCTTCAAATCCGGCAATCCTGCCAAGCGGGCAGAGGCCATTGTGCAGGCCGTGACCAATTATCAGGATGCCGCCTTGATTGCCAAATTGTCGGAGAACCTGGGCGAAGCCATGGTGGGCATCAATGCCGATGAAATCCAGCTGCTGATGGCGGAACGGGGCAAATAA
- a CDS encoding gluconate:H+ symporter: MPLIILAVGILFLFFLIVKVRLNSFLSLLLVAGLVGFAEGLPEGQIIPVIEKGLGGTLGGLAIVVSFGAMLGKLMAESGGAQRIATTLIDVFGRQWVKWAVALTGFIVGIALFYEIGFVLLIPLVFTIATAAKIPLLEVGIPMAAALSVTHGFLPPHPGPTAISVIYGADIGMTLLYGAIIAVPTAIVAGPLFANTTKHIQPENAQGMQSGKVFADEEMPGFGISVCTAMVPVVLMAASAVAKLTLPSSSALFQWLTFLGTPDMALTIAVAVAIYTFGLRQGRSMAEIMKICENAVISIAMILLIVGGGGALKQILIDSGVGNYIGQIAAQSELSPLLLAWTVAAVIRIACGSATVAALTAGGIAAPVVAVTGVNPELMVLATGAGSLILSPPNDPGFWLFKEFFGLTVKQTVRTWCVLETIISVMGLIGVLALAAIV, from the coding sequence ATGCCATTGATCATTCTGGCAGTTGGTATCCTGTTTTTGTTTTTCCTGATTGTTAAAGTGCGTTTGAATAGTTTTCTGTCCTTGCTGCTGGTCGCGGGGCTGGTGGGGTTTGCCGAAGGTTTGCCCGAGGGGCAGATCATTCCCGTGATTGAAAAGGGGCTGGGGGGCACCCTGGGAGGTCTGGCCATCGTGGTTTCCTTTGGTGCCATGCTGGGCAAGCTCATGGCGGAAAGTGGCGGTGCCCAGCGCATTGCCACCACCCTGATCGATGTCTTTGGCCGTCAATGGGTAAAATGGGCCGTGGCCCTGACGGGCTTCATCGTGGGCATTGCCCTGTTCTATGAAATCGGCTTTGTCCTGTTGATTCCGCTGGTCTTTACCATTGCTACGGCGGCCAAGATTCCTCTGCTGGAGGTAGGTATTCCCATGGCGGCGGCCCTGTCCGTAACTCATGGCTTTCTGCCACCCCATCCCGGCCCCACGGCTATTTCCGTCATCTATGGTGCGGATATTGGCATGACCCTGCTCTATGGTGCCATCATCGCCGTGCCGACGGCCATCGTGGCCGGGCCGCTGTTTGCCAATACCACGAAGCACATCCAGCCGGAAAATGCGCAGGGCATGCAGAGTGGCAAGGTGTTTGCGGATGAGGAAATGCCCGGTTTTGGCATCTCGGTCTGTACGGCTATGGTGCCCGTTGTCCTGATGGCCGCTTCGGCCGTGGCCAAGCTGACCCTGCCATCCTCCTCGGCCCTGTTCCAGTGGCTGACCTTTCTTGGAACTCCGGATATGGCCCTGACCATTGCCGTAGCGGTGGCCATCTATACCTTTGGCCTGCGGCAGGGCAGAAGCATGGCCGAAATCATGAAAATTTGTGAAAATGCCGTAATCAGCATCGCCATGATTTTGCTGATTGTGGGCGGCGGCGGAGCGCTGAAGCAGATTCTCATCGACAGTGGTGTGGGCAATTATATCGGGCAGATTGCAGCCCAGTCAGAACTGTCGCCGCTGCTGCTGGCTTGGACGGTGGCAGCCGTCATCCGCATCGCCTGCGGCAGTGCCACGGTGGCAGCCTTGACGGCAGGTGGCATTGCGGCTCCGGTGGTGGCTGTGACCGGCGTGAATCCTGAGCTCATGGTGCTGGCCACGGGGGCGGGCAGCCTGATCCTGAGCCCGCCCAATGACCCGGGTTTCTGGCTCTTCAAGGAATTCTTTGGGCTGACGGTCAAGCAGACGGTACGCACTTGGTGCGTATTGGAAACCATCATCTCCGTCATGGGCCTGATTGGTGTCTTGGCACTGGCGGCCATTGTATAA
- the pdxT gene encoding pyridoxal 5'-phosphate synthase glutaminase subunit PdxT — protein sequence MAEKIIGVLALQGAFQEHEQMLAKLGAKFREIRKPEDLTEDIAGVILPGGESTAQRKLLQETGLFQPLQQRIRGGLPVLATCAGLILLAQELSNDDAGTLGTLPVRVQRNAYGRQLGSFAYRGSFGDLPEVSMPFIRAPYIEKVLHPAVKVLSTCQGKITAVAYKKQLGMAFHPELTKDLRIHQQFVQML from the coding sequence ATGGCAGAGAAGATTATCGGTGTGTTGGCTCTGCAGGGAGCCTTTCAGGAACATGAGCAGATGCTGGCAAAGCTGGGGGCAAAGTTCCGGGAAATCCGTAAGCCGGAGGATCTGACGGAAGATATTGCCGGCGTGATCCTGCCCGGCGGCGAGAGTACCGCCCAGCGCAAACTGCTGCAGGAGACAGGGCTGTTCCAGCCCCTGCAGCAGCGTATCCGAGGCGGACTGCCGGTGCTGGCTACCTGTGCCGGACTGATCCTGCTGGCCCAGGAACTGAGCAATGATGATGCGGGCACCCTGGGCACTTTGCCTGTGCGGGTGCAGCGTAATGCCTATGGCCGCCAGTTGGGCAGCTTTGCTTATCGTGGCAGCTTTGGTGATCTGCCTGAGGTCAGCATGCCCTTTATCCGCGCTCCTTATATTGAAAAAGTCCTGCATCCGGCGGTGAAGGTTTTGAGTACCTGTCAGGGAAAAATCACCGCAGTAGCTTATAAGAAGCAGCTGGGGATGGCCTTCCATCCTGAGCTGACGAAAGATCTGCGCATCCATCAGCAGTTTGTGCAGATGTTATAA
- a CDS encoding anti-sigma factor antagonist (This anti-anti-sigma factor, or anti-sigma factor antagonist, belongs to a family that includes characterized members SpoIIAA, RsbV, RsfA, and RsfB.) — protein MDNFNVQDNKVLVIRLEGRIDSNNAEALGREIASQREEAHGALVFDARKLAYISSAGLRVLMQVMKAENKAGNEPVSLVEVSREVYDVLHMTGFTELVKVQKAYREISLEGSQLIGEGFFGKVYRLDADTIVKLYAGEDSIPMIRREQSRAKKAFIKGIPTAISYDIVRVGSQYGAVFELLQAKSFNDLVIEYEDEPEKLEELMVLYVDCLKQVHRTEMEAGELPFARDEMLDKLSVLGDCLPEEILLGLQKLLQALPDDFHVVHGDFQMKNVMLCKEEPMLIDMETLCTGQPVFDLQGLYVTYKAFPEDEPDNVRNFLGIRPETAEYIWHRLLELYFGTEDEAVLTGMEDKIRVAAAIRFLHLQVATPLKDSELAGLRIQHTTEHLQALLPRVTSLAFDR, from the coding sequence ATGGACAATTTCAATGTACAGGACAACAAGGTGCTGGTTATCCGGCTGGAGGGGCGGATTGATTCGAATAATGCGGAAGCTCTGGGCCGGGAAATTGCCAGCCAAAGAGAAGAAGCCCATGGGGCTTTGGTGTTTGATGCCCGCAAGCTGGCCTATATCTCTTCGGCAGGCCTGCGGGTGCTGATGCAGGTCATGAAGGCGGAGAACAAGGCCGGCAATGAGCCGGTCTCCCTGGTGGAGGTTTCCCGGGAGGTCTATGATGTGCTGCATATGACGGGCTTTACAGAATTGGTCAAGGTGCAGAAGGCCTACCGGGAGATCAGTCTGGAGGGGAGCCAGCTTATCGGCGAAGGCTTTTTTGGCAAGGTGTACCGGCTGGATGCGGATACCATCGTCAAATTATATGCTGGGGAAGACAGCATTCCCATGATCAGGCGGGAGCAGTCCCGGGCCAAAAAGGCCTTTATCAAGGGCATTCCCACGGCTATATCCTATGACATTGTGCGGGTGGGCAGCCAGTATGGGGCGGTGTTTGAACTGCTGCAGGCCAAGAGCTTCAATGACCTGGTTATTGAATATGAGGATGAGCCGGAGAAATTGGAAGAACTCATGGTCCTCTATGTGGACTGTCTGAAACAGGTCCATCGTACGGAAATGGAGGCGGGGGAACTGCCCTTTGCCCGGGATGAAATGCTGGATAAATTAAGTGTCCTGGGGGATTGTCTGCCGGAGGAGATCCTCTTGGGGCTGCAGAAACTGCTGCAGGCTCTGCCCGATGATTTCCATGTGGTGCATGGGGATTTCCAGATGAAGAATGTAATGCTCTGCAAAGAGGAGCCCATGCTCATTGATATGGAAACCCTGTGTACAGGCCAGCCGGTCTTTGACCTGCAGGGGCTCTATGTGACTTATAAGGCTTTCCCCGAGGATGAACCGGATAATGTGCGGAATTTCCTGGGTATCCGTCCGGAAACGGCAGAATATATCTGGCACAGGCTGTTGGAACTGTATTTTGGCACGGAGGACGAGGCTGTGCTGACGGGCATGGAAGACAAGATCCGGGTGGCAGCTGCCATACGTTTTTTGCATCTGCAGGTGGCCACACCGTTGAAGGATTCGGAACTGGCTGGCCTGCGCATACAGCATACCACGGAGCATCTGCAGGCACTTTTGCCCCGGGTGACGTCTTTGGCATTTGACCGATAA
- a CDS encoding PTS sugar transporter subunit IIC, with amino-acid sequence MTKQELFDKFVDFMGRFAEIRAVAALRDGFIMTTPFTVVGSVFLLLANLPIPGYPEFMAGIFGADWTAPLNAVAGGTFSVLALIVVLAVTYKYVESEGCDAIMASILSLSTFLILLPPTLVTKGGETVADIIPKAWAGSNGVITAILVSFVASWVFCYCEKNHIGIKMPDAVPGGVAKAFEALTPGMVLFTGASILYGLCHYIGATTLPELIFKIIQTPLQGLSDTLAGGAVIEALESVLFWAGIHGPNVVGGVVSPILIANSLDNQHLLDMGMQLAGNPDAKIITCQVDFMVKTGGCGLTFGLLIASWLSAKSTQLKSLTKMATVPGFFNINEPIIFGLPIVFNPYLLIPFVLVPLIALVMTYASIVIGFMAPFSAVQVPWTAPPIIAGFLLNGWQGAVVQLATIVMSTVVYYPFVRMQDKAMLKEEQAADAENHQNAAEEEGIPQTQL; translated from the coding sequence ATGACAAAACAAGAGCTATTTGATAAATTCGTTGACTTCATGGGACGCTTTGCCGAAATTCGGGCAGTAGCGGCCCTGCGCGACGGCTTTATCATGACCACGCCTTTTACGGTAGTGGGGTCCGTATTCCTGCTGCTGGCCAACCTGCCGATCCCGGGCTATCCGGAATTCATGGCCGGCATCTTCGGTGCTGACTGGACGGCTCCCCTGAACGCCGTAGCTGGCGGCACCTTCAGCGTGCTGGCTTTGATTGTCGTCCTGGCTGTAACCTACAAATACGTGGAATCCGAGGGCTGTGATGCCATCATGGCCTCCATCCTCTCCCTGTCCACCTTCCTGATCCTGCTGCCCCCCACCCTGGTCACCAAAGGCGGCGAAACCGTAGCCGACATCATTCCCAAAGCCTGGGCTGGCAGCAATGGCGTTATCACTGCCATCCTCGTAAGCTTTGTGGCCTCCTGGGTATTCTGCTACTGTGAGAAGAACCATATCGGCATCAAGATGCCGGATGCCGTTCCCGGCGGCGTAGCCAAGGCCTTCGAAGCCCTGACTCCGGGCATGGTGCTCTTCACTGGCGCCTCCATCCTCTACGGCCTCTGCCATTATATCGGCGCCACGACGCTGCCGGAACTCATCTTCAAGATCATCCAGACGCCGCTGCAGGGCCTTTCCGATACGCTGGCCGGTGGCGCCGTCATCGAAGCTTTGGAAAGCGTACTGTTCTGGGCCGGCATCCATGGCCCGAACGTGGTTGGCGGCGTAGTCAGCCCCATCCTCATTGCCAACTCTCTCGATAACCAGCATCTGCTCGACATGGGCATGCAGCTGGCCGGCAACCCCGATGCCAAGATCATCACCTGCCAGGTTGACTTCATGGTCAAGACCGGTGGCTGCGGCCTGACCTTCGGTCTCTTGATTGCCAGCTGGCTCTCCGCCAAGTCCACCCAGCTCAAATCCCTGACCAAGATGGCCACAGTGCCCGGCTTCTTCAATATCAACGAACCCATCATCTTCGGCCTGCCCATCGTGTTCAATCCGTATCTCTTGATTCCCTTCGTGCTGGTGCCGCTGATTGCCCTGGTCATGACCTATGCCTCTATTGTCATCGGCTTTATGGCTCCCTTCAGCGCCGTACAGGTTCCCTGGACCGCACCGCCGATCATCGCCGGTTTCCTCCTCAACGGCTGGCAGGGCGCTGTCGTGCAGCTCGCGACCATCGTGATGTCCACTGTTGTCTACTATCCCTTCGTCCGCATGCAGGACAAGGCCATGCTCAAAGAAGAACAGGCTGCCGATGCGGAAAATCACCAGAATGCTGCCGAAGAAGAAGGCATCCCCCAGACCCAGCTCTAA
- a CDS encoding alpha amylase C-terminal domain-containing protein, giving the protein MVKNKQLGLIAHDEWLAPYEDAIRGRHEHAVWKINQLTQNGKRSLSDFASGHLYYGLHKQKRGWVFREWAPNALAIYLIGDFNNWQEDEAYKLKHIPGTGNWELEIPAGKIKHGDLYKMKVHWRGGEGERIPAWAQRVVQDENTKIFSAQVWNPRKKFVWHDEKFKPNTAPLLIYECHVGMAQDAEKVGTYKEFKEKILPRVKADGYNCIQIMAIQEHPYYGSFGYHVSSFFAASSRCGTPEELKDLIDAAHKMGLAVIMDIVHSHAVKNEVEGLGNLCGDPNQFFYPGDRHEHPAWDSLCFDYGKDDVLHFLLSNCKYWLEEFHFDGFRFDGITSMLYYSHGLGEAFMSYGDYFNGHQDDNAICYLTLANKLIHEIKPHAITIAEDVSGMPGLAAKFEDGGYGFDYRLAMNVPDYWIKTIKEQKDEDWKPSSIFWEMTNRRPDEKTISYAESHDQALVGDKTIIFRLIDADMYWHFSKDNRNGMVDRGIALHKMIRLVTASTINGGYLNFMGNEFGHPEWIDFPREGNGWSYKYARRQWHLVDDKNLCYHYLGDFDREMLAVMKKVKNFQKEPVVEIWHNDGDQVLAYSRGNLVFVFNFSPTQSFPDYGFLVPKGDYEVVLNTDAPEFGGNGLADDSVIHKTNFDPLYEKDKKEWLKIYIPARSAVVLRKKK; this is encoded by the coding sequence ATGGTAAAAAACAAACAATTAGGATTAATTGCACATGACGAATGGCTCGCACCTTATGAGGATGCTATTCGGGGACGTCATGAACACGCAGTCTGGAAAATCAATCAGCTGACTCAGAACGGCAAGCGTTCCTTATCGGACTTTGCCTCCGGTCATCTTTATTACGGCCTGCACAAACAGAAGCGCGGCTGGGTGTTCCGTGAATGGGCACCGAATGCCCTGGCCATCTACCTGATCGGTGATTTCAACAACTGGCAGGAAGACGAAGCCTACAAGCTCAAACACATTCCTGGCACCGGCAACTGGGAATTGGAGATCCCTGCCGGCAAGATCAAGCACGGTGACCTGTACAAGATGAAAGTCCATTGGCGTGGCGGTGAAGGGGAACGCATTCCCGCCTGGGCACAGCGCGTCGTACAGGATGAAAACACCAAGATCTTCTCGGCCCAGGTCTGGAACCCGCGCAAGAAATTCGTCTGGCACGATGAAAAATTCAAGCCCAACACCGCACCACTGCTCATCTATGAATGCCATGTGGGCATGGCACAGGATGCAGAAAAAGTGGGCACCTATAAAGAATTCAAGGAAAAGATCCTGCCCCGTGTAAAGGCAGATGGCTATAACTGCATCCAGATCATGGCCATCCAGGAGCATCCTTACTACGGCAGCTTCGGCTACCACGTCAGCTCCTTCTTTGCCGCCAGCAGCCGCTGCGGCACGCCGGAAGAACTGAAGGATCTCATTGATGCCGCCCATAAGATGGGCCTGGCCGTTATCATGGATATCGTCCACAGCCACGCCGTGAAAAACGAAGTGGAAGGCCTGGGCAACCTCTGCGGCGATCCCAACCAGTTCTTCTATCCCGGTGACCGTCACGAGCATCCCGCCTGGGACAGCCTCTGCTTTGATTACGGCAAGGACGATGTGCTGCACTTCCTGCTGTCCAACTGCAAATACTGGTTGGAAGAATTCCATTTCGATGGCTTCCGCTTCGACGGCATCACATCCATGCTCTACTACAGCCACGGCTTAGGTGAAGCCTTCATGAGCTATGGCGATTACTTCAACGGCCATCAGGATGATAACGCCATCTGCTATCTGACCTTGGCCAACAAGCTGATCCACGAGATCAAGCCCCATGCCATCACCATTGCCGAAGACGTCAGCGGCATGCCTGGCCTGGCCGCAAAATTCGAGGACGGCGGCTACGGCTTCGACTACCGCCTGGCCATGAATGTGCCGGATTACTGGATCAAGACCATCAAGGAACAGAAGGATGAGGATTGGAAACCTTCCAGCATTTTCTGGGAAATGACCAACCGCCGTCCCGACGAAAAGACCATCTCCTATGCGGAAAGCCATGACCAGGCCCTCGTAGGTGATAAGACCATCATCTTCCGCCTGATTGATGCGGATATGTATTGGCACTTCTCCAAGGATAACCGCAACGGCATGGTAGACCGCGGCATCGCCCTGCATAAGATGATCCGCCTGGTTACCGCCTCCACCATCAACGGCGGCTACCTGAACTTCATGGGCAACGAATTCGGCCATCCGGAATGGATCGACTTCCCCCGTGAAGGCAATGGCTGGAGCTATAAATACGCCCGCCGCCAGTGGCATCTGGTAGACGACAAGAATCTCTGCTATCACTACCTCGGCGATTTCGACCGGGAAATGCTCGCTGTCATGAAGAAGGTGAAGAATTTCCAGAAGGAACCCGTCGTGGAAATCTGGCATAACGACGGCGACCAGGTCCTGGCCTACAGCCGCGGCAATCTGGTATTCGTCTTCAACTTCTCACCGACGCAGTCCTTCCCGGATTACGGCTTCCTGGTACCGAAAGGCGACTATGAAGTAGTCCTGAATACCGATGCACCAGAGTTCGGCGGCAACGGTTTGGCTGATGACAGCGTGATCCATAAGACCAACTTCGATCCGCTCTATGAAAAAGACAAAAAGGAATGGTTGAAGATCTACATTCCTGCCCGCAGTGCCGTAGTACTGCGCAAGAAAAAATAA
- a CDS encoding PLP-dependent aminotransferase family protein — protein sequence MLTYSFEHMQGKSLYEHLYRCIRQDILSGKLSPGEKLPSKRALARNLGISVVTVEGAYNQLLAEGYCESKPRRGFFVLPVPVSASLVQAVVGEMRSAEDAFQQHKPVIDLTASRMQAADFPFATWSRLMRQTLAGNAEELLAPSPGAGILELRQAIAGHLQSFRGLNVSPEQIVMGAGTEYLYTLLIQFFGRDKKYCLEDPGYERIRQIYRANGADYACIGLDGQGICLPELRAAGAEILHISPSHHFPTGIVMPVSRRYDLLGWVAEQAGRYIIEDDYDSEFRLQGRPIPTLMESDRHDRVIYMNTFSKSLTPTIRISYMVLPPALTEPFRQKMGCYSCTVANFEQYTLARFIGEGYFEKHINRMRTTYRRRREKFMELLQASALREYVTLIEHGSGLHLLLRLAVNMPDKVLQEKLRAAGVRIRALGEYYDGEVPASADHVFVLNYANLEERAMKLALDILGQSLSVGGRFEAL from the coding sequence TTGCTGACCTATTCCTTTGAACATATGCAGGGAAAATCTCTCTATGAACATCTCTACCGCTGCATCCGGCAGGATATTCTGTCGGGGAAGCTGTCACCGGGGGAGAAACTGCCCTCCAAACGGGCCTTGGCCCGCAATCTGGGCATCAGCGTGGTGACCGTGGAGGGAGCCTATAATCAGCTGCTGGCGGAAGGCTATTGTGAGTCAAAGCCCCGCCGGGGCTTTTTTGTACTGCCTGTGCCTGTGAGTGCTTCGCTGGTGCAGGCAGTGGTTGGGGAAATGCGGTCAGCAGAGGACGCTTTCCAGCAGCACAAGCCAGTTATAGATTTGACTGCCAGCCGCATGCAGGCGGCTGATTTTCCCTTTGCCACCTGGTCAAGGCTGATGCGGCAGACTTTGGCGGGAAATGCCGAGGAACTGCTGGCTCCATCACCGGGTGCGGGGATTCTGGAGCTGCGGCAGGCCATTGCGGGCCATTTGCAAAGTTTCCGGGGCCTCAATGTGTCCCCGGAGCAGATTGTCATGGGGGCGGGCACGGAGTATCTCTATACGCTCCTGATTCAGTTCTTTGGCCGGGATAAGAAATATTGTCTGGAAGATCCCGGCTATGAGCGCATCCGCCAGATCTATCGGGCCAATGGGGCGGATTATGCCTGCATCGGGCTGGATGGTCAGGGCATCTGCCTGCCGGAGCTGCGGGCGGCAGGGGCCGAAATCCTGCATATCAGTCCGTCTCATCATTTTCCCACGGGCATTGTGATGCCTGTCAGCCGCCGCTATGACTTATTGGGGTGGGTGGCAGAACAGGCAGGCCGCTATATTATCGAGGATGATTACGATAGCGAGTTCCGCCTGCAGGGGCGTCCCATTCCCACCTTGATGGAAAGCGACAGGCACGACCGGGTGATCTATATGAACACTTTTTCCAAGAGTCTGACACCCACCATCCGCATCAGCTATATGGTGCTGCCGCCAGCGCTGACAGAGCCTTTCCGGCAAAAGATGGGCTGTTACAGCTGTACCGTGGCCAATTTTGAGCAGTATACGTTGGCCCGGTTTATTGGCGAAGGTTATTTCGAAAAGCATATCAACCGCATGCGTACGACTTACCGCCGCCGCCGGGAGAAGTTTATGGAGCTCTTGCAGGCTTCTGCCCTGCGGGAATACGTCACCCTGATCGAGCATGGCTCCGGCCTGCACTTATTGCTGCGGCTGGCGGTGAATATGCCGGATAAGGTTCTGCAGGAAAAGCTGCGGGCGGCAGGTGTACGTATACGGGCTTTGGGGGAGTACTATGATGGGGAAGTTCCCGCCAGCGCAGACCATGTGTTTGTATTGAATTATGCAAATTTGGAAGAAAGGGCGATGAAGCTAGCATTGGATATCTTGGGGCAGAGTTTATCCGTAGGTGGACGATTTGAAGCCCTTTAA
- a CDS encoding MurR/RpiR family transcriptional regulator: MKDMILPILRSAYEDLTKSEKKIATYISANADKIMPQTVAELAKNTDSSEITISRFCKKLGYSGLQSLKIAIAAELSAAGDETYQDIHSSDSEAAVAGKIFRNIADGLQDTLKILDFSHIETAVDWLAAARQVVIYGFGNSATVCRDMETRFLRFGMAVQAFSDVHMQVTSAALLTPQDVVIAVSHTGATKDVLSSVAIAQKSGAKVIAITSYAQSELARAADIALVGMGREVHYRSEAAASRLIHMAIGDILYTRLAMKMPEQYQENLQKMREVIAERHL, encoded by the coding sequence ATGAAGGATATGATTTTGCCCATCTTACGCAGTGCCTATGAGGATTTGACCAAGTCGGAGAAGAAGATTGCCACCTATATCTCGGCCAATGCCGACAAGATTATGCCCCAGACCGTGGCGGAGCTGGCCAAGAACACGGATAGTTCGGAAATCACGATATCCAGATTCTGCAAGAAACTGGGCTATAGCGGCCTGCAGAGCCTGAAGATTGCCATTGCCGCAGAGCTTTCGGCTGCCGGCGATGAAACGTATCAGGACATTCACAGCAGTGACAGCGAGGCTGCCGTGGCGGGAAAGATTTTCCGCAATATCGCCGATGGCTTGCAGGATACCTTGAAAATACTGGATTTTTCCCATATTGAGACCGCCGTGGATTGGCTGGCTGCGGCCAGGCAGGTGGTCATTTACGGCTTTGGCAACTCCGCCACGGTCTGCCGGGATATGGAAACCCGCTTTCTGCGCTTTGGCATGGCGGTGCAGGCTTTTTCCGATGTCCATATGCAGGTTACCTCAGCAGCTCTGCTGACCCCGCAGGATGTGGTCATCGCCGTCTCCCATACCGGTGCCACGAAGGATGTCTTGTCTTCGGTAGCCATCGCGCAGAAAAGCGGGGCAAAGGTCATTGCCATAACCAGCTATGCCCAGTCGGAACTGGCGCGGGCGGCGGATATCGCGCTGGTGGGGATGGGCCGGGAGGTGCATTACCGCTCGGAAGCGGCCGCTTCCCGACTGATTCACATGGCCATTGGCGACATCCTCTACACGCGCCTGGCCATGAAGATGCCGGAGCAGTATCAGGAGAATCTGCAGAAGATGCGGGAGGTCATTGCAGAACGTCATCTGTAA